The DNA region CACCGGACACTGCCTGCTGCATACCGCCCAGGCTAGTGGGCGGGTCGGACATCCCGACGCCGGTCGCGGGCTGATCGACTCCGTTACGCCGAAACGGCGGTTTCCCGCCGCTGCCCACCCCGCCGTTTCGGCGTCATGGCGGCGGGCCTCACCGAGCCGACAGGGCCTTCTCCAGCTGGGCCTTCGACATCTGGGAGCGGCCTCGGATGCCGCGTTGGCGGGCCTCGTTGTAGAGCTGTTCCCTGGTGCGCCCCTGCGCCCCGCGGTGCGACCGCTTGCCGCCCCGGTGGCCGGAGGAGACGTCGTCGAGCGACGATCGGCTGACGGTACGCGACTCGCCGGCGCGGGCCCGTTCCTTGTTGACCGTACGCGCGGCGATCTCCTCGGCGCGGCGCTCCCCCACCCCGCGCT from Micromonospora sp. NBC_01739 includes:
- a CDS encoding plasmid stabilization protein, with the translated sequence MPAGSSPKRERQYEHIKASAKKRGVGERRAEEIAARTVNKERARAGESRTVSRSSLDDVSSGHRGGKRSHRGAQGRTREQLYNEARQRGIRGRSQMSKAQLEKALSAR